The following coding sequences lie in one Pseudanabaena sp. FACHB-2040 genomic window:
- a CDS encoding DEAD/DEAH box helicase family protein, producing the protein MSLKELQIRDEYRSDRDHLIQDFYIPCLEQASGYSRAVGFFSSSSMAAVAQGLTAFVRSQGQMRLVTSPKLSNDDVEAIARGLQGRDQIIERALLRELEQDLEQVLKDRLACLAWLLSQGVLDIKLAVPKNTRHWGIYHEKLGVFEDGDRNYIAFTGSANESSSALIDNFECLDVFTSWDERVQDRAQKKRENFQRLWDDETPNVEILSFPEAAAKSLLQFCPQSAPSWELGQGKSVKTHDPSQGQYSVEPDSGNDPGPTPTFLKVSLRSRQIDALQSWQNANGRGILAMATGTGKTITALGAATSLKNLELVVIAAPTNEIVQQWVSELESRTNFHAPIVATGRAEAWREPLFRKLRLLKHGRFPQEKQPIIVIGSYGELSREAALQLIDDVGGLPDQSLLIGDEVHAAGAATFRRLLRDDFRYRLGLSATPLRQYDEEGTEVVLDYFGGIVYEFLLEQAIAVGILCEYEYHVYLAELTHDEYDAYKELTTQIGRLLSSDGADDKEKAKRLAIQRANILKSAASKLTVLEDIIQKHSPKRSMVYCADIDQATEASQLLVHRGVRAVRYSSDDGNRRGLLAEFASGRLDALVAIKCLDEGVDVPDTDLAIILASDASERQFVQRRGRVLRASAGKAFATVVDVLVVPPSTGSATSVLKNEVRRFIEFAKSARNRMVAVTRLVHKLEPYGITHSDLL; encoded by the coding sequence TTGAGCCTGAAAGAGCTACAGATCCGAGATGAGTATCGTAGTGATCGCGACCACCTCATTCAAGATTTCTATATCCCCTGTTTAGAGCAGGCGTCGGGCTATAGCCGGGCAGTGGGATTTTTCTCTAGCTCATCGATGGCGGCGGTGGCCCAAGGGTTGACGGCGTTTGTCCGCTCCCAAGGGCAGATGCGGTTGGTGACGTCACCCAAGCTATCGAATGATGACGTTGAGGCAATCGCCCGAGGGCTACAAGGGCGTGACCAGATAATCGAGCGGGCGTTGCTGCGCGAGTTGGAACAAGACTTGGAGCAGGTGCTTAAAGACCGCTTGGCCTGTTTGGCTTGGCTGCTTTCCCAGGGTGTGCTCGACATCAAGCTGGCGGTACCCAAGAATACCCGCCATTGGGGCATTTACCATGAGAAACTGGGCGTTTTTGAGGATGGCGATCGTAACTACATCGCCTTTACGGGCTCAGCGAACGAGAGTTCGAGCGCTCTAATCGACAACTTTGAATGCTTGGATGTTTTCACTTCCTGGGATGAGCGGGTTCAAGATCGGGCACAGAAGAAGCGTGAAAACTTTCAGCGTCTCTGGGATGATGAGACGCCCAATGTTGAGATTCTAAGTTTTCCAGAAGCTGCGGCTAAGTCTCTGCTTCAGTTTTGTCCCCAGTCGGCACCGAGTTGGGAGCTAGGGCAGGGTAAATCCGTTAAGACCCACGACCCGTCTCAGGGCCAATACAGCGTTGAACCAGACTCAGGTAACGACCCTGGCCCAACGCCCACATTTCTTAAGGTCAGTCTCAGATCCCGGCAGATTGACGCCCTCCAGTCCTGGCAAAACGCCAATGGCAGAGGCATTCTGGCTATGGCCACGGGCACCGGTAAAACCATCACAGCGCTCGGGGCAGCCACGAGCCTGAAAAACCTAGAGCTGGTGGTTATTGCTGCACCTACCAATGAAATTGTGCAGCAGTGGGTCAGTGAACTTGAGTCTAGAACCAACTTTCATGCCCCTATTGTGGCCACTGGTCGAGCTGAGGCTTGGCGAGAGCCGTTATTTCGCAAACTGCGGCTGCTGAAGCATGGGCGATTCCCCCAGGAGAAGCAACCCATCATTGTTATAGGTTCCTATGGAGAGCTATCTAGAGAGGCTGCCCTTCAGCTCATTGACGATGTAGGTGGGCTGCCAGATCAGTCATTGCTGATTGGTGACGAAGTTCATGCGGCGGGGGCTGCTACCTTCAGACGGCTCTTGCGAGACGACTTTAGGTATCGTCTAGGCCTATCGGCAACGCCACTACGCCAGTACGACGAGGAAGGCACCGAAGTGGTCTTAGATTACTTCGGCGGCATCGTGTACGAGTTTCTGTTGGAGCAGGCGATAGCGGTGGGTATTCTCTGTGAGTATGAATATCACGTATACCTCGCCGAACTAACCCACGATGAGTACGACGCCTATAAGGAGCTGACTACGCAGATTGGTCGTTTGCTCAGCAGCGATGGTGCGGATGACAAAGAGAAAGCTAAGCGCTTGGCTATTCAGCGGGCCAACATTCTCAAGTCTGCCGCGTCAAAATTGACCGTCTTGGAAGACATTATTCAGAAACATTCCCCCAAAAGAAGCATGGTCTACTGCGCAGATATTGATCAGGCGACTGAGGCTAGTCAATTGCTGGTGCACCGAGGGGTTCGAGCGGTGCGCTACTCTTCAGATGATGGGAACCGGAGAGGGTTGCTGGCTGAGTTTGCTAGTGGGCGGTTAGATGCCCTAGTGGCGATCAAATGCCTCGATGAAGGGGTAGATGTTCCAGACACTGACCTGGCGATTATCCTAGCTAGTGATGCTTCTGAGCGCCAATTTGTGCAGCGTCGAGGCCGGGTCTTGCGGGCGTCTGCTGGAAAAGCCTTTGCCACGGTCGTAGATGTGTTGGTGGTTCCTCCCTCCACAGGGTCAGCTACCAGCGTGCTGAAAAACGAGGTACGTCGGTTTATTGAGTTTGCCAAGTCGGCGCGTAACCGCATGGTGGCGGTGACTCGACTGGTTCACAAGCTTGAACCTTACGGCATTACCCATTCTGATTTACTTTGA
- a CDS encoding AAA family ATPase, whose protein sequence is MVFELRSIRLQNWRCYQNEHIKFAPNLDQKKIWIVFGNNGFGKTSLLDGIQWCLYGSSGVPTANLRDYFNRVALKSNPDLELSVQLTFERDGSIHEISRHARRLVKGTAISAQVSEAHYRIDGIEQGDSRERIENLLPEACSQFFFFDGLEIKRYAQSFYNQQTQESIERTLGLPELRNLRDDAAKVVSLLDDKLSNLASDDKELQSLSNQIDDKQEEITTIEEQLLIYREDHQAALQTLESLQLEASQIEALESKMKEISRLEREASRLREDIDIREDQIEEALRQSPIPLLTGLIREVADEMQRSSVTEARRAGSASQLKSLLNAEVCFCGRSMDDHAREHIQREIEKSNLSGSAGIEAIRQDNLRLELENLANFKFPNLEDLCLDRDRLRDELEEVRQSIARLKGETGDLDLDRSKEVWRKVVEAEYIVKERKTAIERNSETLEQLQKEEEQLRRQREKYVSRQSESETLVRQSQLARGLHYAAKDLIEWRIEERKATIERITSQIHRSVTNKPDEYVGVVIKSDYSLGLKNAAGDVLNPETLSAGEKEALAFSFITGLNLASGTAAPFVMDTPFGHLDIAHQENLVASLPDLPSQVIVLATDRDFPPELLKNIRSEVAEILEIQRLSATEDASTVRAAA, encoded by the coding sequence ATGGTATTTGAACTGCGAAGTATTCGATTACAGAACTGGCGTTGCTATCAGAATGAGCACATTAAATTTGCTCCTAATCTTGACCAGAAGAAAATTTGGATTGTCTTCGGCAATAATGGTTTTGGCAAGACATCGTTGCTAGATGGAATTCAGTGGTGCCTGTATGGTAGCTCTGGAGTACCTACCGCCAATTTAAGAGATTATTTTAACCGGGTTGCTCTAAAAAGCAACCCAGACCTAGAACTCTCAGTACAACTTACCTTTGAGCGAGATGGCAGCATTCACGAAATCAGCCGTCATGCTAGGCGACTTGTAAAAGGAACGGCAATTTCTGCTCAGGTCAGTGAAGCGCACTATCGCATTGACGGCATAGAGCAAGGAGATTCTAGGGAGAGGATTGAAAACCTTCTGCCAGAAGCCTGTAGCCAGTTCTTTTTCTTTGATGGCTTAGAAATAAAACGCTACGCACAATCTTTTTATAATCAACAAACGCAGGAGTCGATTGAGCGTACCCTTGGGCTACCAGAGCTAAGGAATCTTAGAGATGATGCTGCGAAAGTTGTTAGCCTGCTAGACGACAAACTGAGTAACTTAGCTTCTGATGATAAAGAGCTTCAATCCCTGAGCAATCAAATTGACGATAAGCAGGAAGAAATAACAACTATAGAAGAACAACTACTCATTTACAGGGAAGATCATCAGGCTGCTTTACAGACTCTGGAGTCTCTTCAGCTAGAGGCAAGCCAAATTGAGGCCCTTGAATCGAAAATGAAGGAGATCAGCCGACTGGAACGTGAGGCATCCAGACTCCGAGAAGACATCGATATCCGTGAAGACCAGATTGAAGAGGCTTTAAGACAATCTCCAATTCCTCTACTAACCGGCCTTATTCGAGAGGTCGCAGATGAGATGCAGCGGAGTTCTGTTACGGAAGCACGTCGTGCTGGATCCGCTTCACAACTCAAATCTCTCCTCAATGCTGAAGTATGCTTCTGTGGTCGCTCTATGGATGATCATGCCCGTGAGCATATCCAAAGAGAGATTGAGAAAAGTAATTTGTCGGGCAGTGCTGGCATAGAAGCAATCAGGCAGGATAACTTAAGGCTAGAGCTAGAAAATCTTGCGAATTTCAAGTTTCCTAATCTCGAAGATCTTTGCCTAGATCGGGATAGGTTGCGGGATGAACTAGAAGAGGTTAGACAGTCCATCGCTAGATTGAAAGGAGAAACAGGCGACCTTGACTTAGACAGGTCTAAGGAGGTCTGGCGAAAGGTTGTCGAAGCTGAATACATTGTTAAGGAGAGAAAGACCGCAATCGAGCGAAATAGCGAAACTCTCGAACAACTTCAAAAAGAGGAAGAACAACTTCGTCGTCAGCGAGAGAAGTATGTGAGTCGCCAAAGTGAGAGCGAGACACTGGTGAGACAGTCACAACTGGCACGAGGGTTACATTATGCAGCTAAAGATTTGATTGAATGGCGCATAGAAGAACGCAAGGCTACTATTGAGCGCATAACTTCTCAGATTCATCGGAGCGTTACAAACAAGCCAGATGAATATGTAGGAGTTGTCATCAAATCAGATTACTCCCTTGGACTAAAGAATGCTGCGGGTGATGTGCTCAACCCAGAGACGTTGAGTGCAGGTGAGAAAGAGGCGCTTGCTTTCTCTTTTATTACCGGGCTAAATCTGGCGTCGGGTACAGCCGCTCCATTTGTGATGGATACTCCCTTTGGACATTTAGATATTGCCCATCAAGAGAACTTGGTCGCTTCTCTGCCTGATTTGCCATCTCAGGTTATCGTTTTAGCTACAGATAGAGATTTTCCACCGGAGTTACTCAAGAATATCCGTAGTGAGGTCGCAGAAATTTTGGAAATTCAGCGACTTAGTGCTACTGAAGATGCCTCGACTGTGAGGGCAGCCGCATGA
- a CDS encoding DUF4352 domain-containing protein, producing MVSFADRFKSLKEQALQAVDTFKEDEKVQNAWAQARQKLDVASKKVDELAASEFLTNALEKGEKAVVEARQQFKQSMAESREQIKQSMAEAQQSYRNSVDKSCLVKAEQDIENHRYTKGISLLENSIQPDSVVYEEAQGKIAHYQQLYAERQAFIESQKHLFPVEIEDRLVAGVEINDILHIVLETKRTESIYTPIQTTYADGVFIILCFNVHNDGKKARSVSLSMMNLIDSEGREFNSSSDAQLALLTKGDQTAEMLMSEIQPGVTKTVTVVFDISKSSTDLKLRIPCGLFGGFAYLPFELL from the coding sequence ATGGTGTCATTTGCAGATCGCTTCAAGTCCCTTAAAGAGCAGGCATTACAGGCTGTCGATACATTCAAAGAAGATGAGAAAGTTCAGAACGCTTGGGCTCAGGCTCGGCAGAAGCTAGATGTTGCTTCAAAAAAAGTCGATGAGCTCGCAGCATCTGAATTTCTCACCAACGCTCTTGAAAAAGGTGAAAAAGCTGTAGTTGAGGCACGCCAGCAGTTTAAGCAGAGCATGGCAGAGTCACGAGAGCAAATTAAGCAGAGCATGGCAGAGGCTCAGCAGAGCTATAGAAATTCAGTAGATAAATCATGCCTAGTGAAGGCAGAACAGGATATCGAGAATCACAGATACACTAAGGGTATCTCCCTATTAGAAAATTCTATTCAGCCAGATTCAGTAGTTTATGAGGAAGCCCAGGGTAAAATTGCCCACTACCAGCAGCTTTATGCAGAACGCCAAGCTTTTATTGAGTCACAAAAACACCTCTTTCCTGTAGAGATTGAAGATCGTCTAGTTGCGGGTGTTGAAATTAATGACATTCTGCATATCGTTTTAGAGACCAAGAGAACAGAAAGTATCTATACTCCTATTCAAACAACCTATGCTGATGGTGTCTTTATAATTCTTTGCTTCAATGTCCACAACGACGGGAAGAAAGCTCGGTCAGTATCTCTCTCCATGATGAATTTAATTGATTCAGAAGGTAGAGAGTTTAATTCCTCTAGTGATGCTCAATTAGCATTGTTAACTAAAGGAGATCAGACCGCTGAAATGCTTATGTCAGAAATTCAGCCAGGTGTAACTAAAACGGTTACTGTTGTGTTTGACATTTCAAAAAGTTCCACTGATCTAAAGCTACGAATTCCATGTGGTTTATTCGGAGGGTTCGCTTATTTACCCTTTGAACTCCTCTAA